In a single window of the Nicotiana tomentosiformis chromosome 10, ASM39032v3, whole genome shotgun sequence genome:
- the LOC138900620 gene encoding uncharacterized protein produces the protein MVEIRGMLQQLIGTNGKIQEKLAAHDSAIKGIETQSGQLYMALNNHPQGTLPADTNINPKEQNPNQLMAVSLRNGRDLDREQEVAQFTRETTPTTPVTLEADESAKLTEVIIEQAQVDKGKEKDGEQVSQQVAPLVPEASNKEKTSSSGQRLTPAPFPQRLVKQKKDDQYRKFMEMLRQIQLNIPLMDALREMPGYAKMMKDLMSRKFDFQDLSTITLTQTCSAVVTRPMAQKASDLGSFTIPCTIGSYAFAKALCDLGASINLMPLAIYTKLGISRARPTSMLLQLADRTVKRPTGILDDVLVQVGKFVFPADFVILDCQVDEEIPIIMGRLFLATGRALIDCEIGELKMRLNNEEIIFNVQQSMRRPSEFANCSLVEAVDVILQEEDETLNVKDPLEACLMNLEEMDGEGLAEWVMALEDQGFWKKGTSVRAPTLRRESNTTCKTINR, from the coding sequence ATGGTAGAAATCAGGGGtatgctgcaacaactcattggaACAAATGGTAAGATACAAGAAAAGTTAGCAGCACATGATTCAGCAATCAAAGGTATTGAAACTCAATCGGGACAACTGTATATGGCCTTGAACAATCACCCCCAAGGAACATTGCCTGCAGATACAAATATTAACCCAAAGGAACAGAACCCAAATCAGCTAATGGCAGTGAGTCTCAGGAATGGAAGAGATTTAGATAGAGAGCAAGAAGTTGCTCAATTTACGAGAGAGACTACGCCAACTACGCCAGTTACATTAGAGGCAGATGAGTCAGCAAAGCTCACTGAGGTTATAATTGAACAAGCACAGGTTGACAAGGGTAAGGAGAAGGACGGTGAACAAGTCTCACAAcaggtggcacctcttgtgccagaagcttcaaacaaagaaaagacaTCAAGTAGTGGGCAGAGGTTGACTCCTGCACCATTCCCTCAAAGATTGgtaaaacaaaagaaagatgatcaatacaggaaattcatggaaatgcttcgacagattcaattgaatattccactgatggatgctttgagggaaatgccagggtatgcaaaaatgatgaaggacctgATGTCGCGGAAATTTGACTTCCAGGACCTGTCCACTATAACTCTGACACAGACCTGCAGCGCAGTAGTGACAAGACCTATGGCCCAAAAGGCGTCTGATCTAGGTAGCTTCACTATCCCATGCACTATTGggagttatgcttttgctaaagcattgtgtgacttgggagccagcataaacttgatgcccttggcaatCTATACAAAACTGGGCATTAGTAGAGCTAGACCGACCTCAATGTTGCTGCAACTGGCCGATCGCACAGTCAAAAGACCGACAGGAATTCTTGATGATGTGCTTGTGCAAGTGGGGAAatttgtatttcctgcagactttgTTATTCTTGACTGTCAGGTGGATGAAGAGATACCCATCATTATGGGAAGGCTATTCTTAGCCACTGGGAGAGCATTAATTGATTGTGAGATCGGAGAGTTGAAAATGAGgttgaacaatgaagaaataatattcaacgttCAACAATCCATGAGAAGACCCAGTGAATTTGCAAACTGCTCACTAGTGGAGGCCGTGGATGTGATACTACAAGAAGAGGATGAGACCCTTAATGTCAAGGATCCACTAGAAGCctgcttgatgaatttggaagagatggacgGTGAAGGGTTGGCAGAGTGGGTCATGGCTCTCGAAGATCAAGGATTCTGGAAAAAGGGAACCTCAGTTCGAGCCCCTACGCTTAGAAGAGAGAGCAACACCACCTGCAAAACCATCAATAGATGA